In Actinomycetota bacterium, a single genomic region encodes these proteins:
- a CDS encoding ABC transporter substrate-binding protein: protein MRRWTKPVIVIAVFALIAVACSQGETATTTTAAPVTTAAPVTTAAPGTTAAPGTTAAPEPEVKFDVGVTAEPCEGGNPDRGCIYLGIIDDETGPFAATAPALVGGQKAFWATVNATGGISGAYDVAIPDNLVKDGQYKPDVTVQQYTQMADSIAALAMLLGTPQGIATLDSMKADNTIAAPMTWWSGWDFDSTDYGLVLEFGTNYCFEAMNAVDWATQAVPAAGRSAVASVGIVKFPGDYGDDYAAGVAKAAAADGLNVAWEQVIIPASAGGDPTQAEAVAKIVSDPVDVVFVVSGPNELAAVVAGAAQNLGEKVPIFIGASPTWNPGLLKTAAAPAFESGIYFQSGPFGPWGYDSPGHEKMRTALGDVPGNFFFVAGWASQYALKAAFEAAYAAGDLTKAGIYAAAQSLTDVDYDGMMPARSFAGSPNDVFPRESLISGIDTTAVDGVSVVKDFFVGPTAAKYDFTEPCAKP, encoded by the coding sequence ATGAGACGATGGACGAAGCCGGTGATCGTGATCGCAGTGTTTGCACTCATCGCCGTTGCGTGTTCGCAGGGCGAGACTGCTACAACGACCACGGCAGCACCGGTTACCACGGCAGCACCGGTCACGACGGCGGCACCGGGAACGACGGCGGCACCGGGAACGACGGCGGCACCCGAGCCGGAAGTGAAGTTCGACGTGGGCGTGACCGCGGAGCCGTGTGAAGGCGGCAATCCCGATCGTGGCTGCATCTACCTGGGCATCATCGATGATGAAACGGGTCCGTTCGCGGCGACCGCACCGGCACTCGTCGGTGGCCAGAAGGCTTTCTGGGCAACGGTGAACGCCACCGGTGGAATCAGCGGTGCCTATGACGTTGCCATTCCCGACAATCTCGTGAAGGACGGCCAGTACAAGCCGGACGTCACGGTCCAGCAATACACCCAGATGGCCGATTCGATCGCCGCGCTCGCCATGCTCCTCGGTACACCGCAGGGCATCGCCACGCTCGATTCGATGAAGGCCGACAACACGATCGCTGCGCCGATGACGTGGTGGTCGGGTTGGGACTTCGACAGTACCGACTATGGACTGGTTCTCGAGTTCGGCACCAACTACTGCTTCGAGGCCATGAATGCCGTGGACTGGGCTACCCAGGCGGTACCTGCCGCCGGCCGTTCGGCGGTCGCCAGTGTGGGCATCGTCAAGTTCCCGGGCGATTACGGTGACGACTATGCAGCGGGAGTGGCCAAGGCTGCAGCGGCGGATGGCCTGAACGTGGCGTGGGAGCAAGTGATCATCCCGGCATCTGCGGGCGGTGATCCGACCCAGGCAGAAGCAGTCGCCAAGATCGTCAGCGATCCGGTCGATGTCGTGTTCGTCGTCTCCGGACCGAACGAACTGGCTGCGGTCGTCGCCGGTGCAGCTCAGAATCTCGGCGAGAAGGTGCCGATCTTCATCGGTGCATCTCCGACATGGAACCCGGGCTTGCTCAAGACGGCTGCGGCTCCCGCGTTCGAATCCGGGATCTACTTCCAGTCAGGGCCCTTCGGGCCGTGGGGGTACGACTCGCCCGGTCACGAGAAGATGCGTACGGCACTTGGTGATGTGCCGGGCAACTTCTTCTTCGTGGCAGGATGGGCATCCCAGTATGCGCTCAAGGCGGCATTCGAAGCCGCGTATGCGGCCGGCGATCTGACCAAGGCGGGGATCTACGCAGCGGCGCAGAGCCTCACCGACGTCGACTACGACGGCATGATGCCGGCCCGCTCGTTCGCGGGCTCGCCAAATGACGTGTTCCCCCGTGAATCGTTGATCTCGGGTATCGACACGACGGCGGTGGACGGTGTCAGCGTGGTCAAGGACTTCTTCGTAGGTCCGACCGCAGCCAAATACGACTTCACCGAACCCTGCGCAAAGCCGTAG
- a CDS encoding biotin transporter BioY, translated as MSRHQPWSRTLSTLVSSRILPRSRVLTVALVVAFAALTAVLAQVRIPLFFTPVPITGQTFAVLLAGLALGTRAGAASQALYVAAGAVGLPVFQGGQGGWSYVTGPTLGYLVGFIAAAAIVGRLRTRQPGLLFGIPAALAGTAIIYIFGVAWLAYALGIGLGHALALGLFPFLIGDALKALLAGLVPVPRL; from the coding sequence ATGAGCCGTCACCAACCCTGGAGCCGGACCTTGTCGACCCTCGTATCTTCCCGCATCCTGCCACGTAGTCGAGTGCTGACGGTGGCACTCGTCGTCGCCTTCGCCGCGCTCACCGCCGTTCTCGCACAGGTGCGGATACCTTTGTTCTTCACGCCGGTGCCGATTACCGGCCAGACCTTCGCCGTGCTGCTCGCCGGACTGGCCCTCGGTACCCGGGCAGGAGCGGCGAGTCAGGCACTCTACGTCGCTGCAGGAGCCGTCGGACTGCCGGTCTTCCAAGGTGGACAGGGCGGCTGGTCGTACGTCACAGGTCCCACGCTCGGGTATCTGGTCGGATTCATCGCCGCTGCAGCGATCGTGGGCAGGCTACGGACGAGGCAACCCGGGCTCCTTTTCGGCATTCCGGCCGCGCTTGCCGGAACCGCCATCATCTACATCTTCGGTGTCGCCTGGCTGGCGTACGCTCTCGGAATCGGCCTCGGCCATGCCTTGGCGTTGGGCCTCTTCCCCTTCCTCATCGGCGATGCCCTCAAGGCGTTGCTCGCCGGGTTGGTGCCCGTCCCCCGACTCTGA
- a CDS encoding ABC transporter substrate-binding protein — MRLRALPALVAIIAAACTPTQVTTTATSSLLPPPTTTTTTAPTFLTGVGVGDDTVRLAAFLPLSGSLAGIGESILEGHRAYWRYVNDDLGGVAGRFIVTLDEVDTAYDPVSAVSELAAREDSILGISAMLGSPITRALLDADSTMPIMVGSQAVLWAKHHNAMYDLAVPTYRDQVSVLWDLAVDAAGDPSDVGFVAPVDLYGDDCLAGVGTQPQIMSRYAPGTTDFEGVIKDLDGAKALVACVTSADLVRIIATGNLLGSTPAIYATGLSYDPTVLDALGKVPEDLWIAGAPPAYEADVPGMKLFRTVTGEIEDVNAWTFFGYTQAATFHVLLEQAVDDGTLTRSGVLAARGRVGDVDFGYGWGPAGFDSGGIVPKVPVTVSVPGPDAIFGLRSLDR; from the coding sequence ATGCGGTTGCGAGCACTGCCGGCGTTGGTGGCGATCATCGCTGCCGCGTGTACGCCGACCCAAGTCACCACGACCGCGACTTCGTCTCTTCTCCCGCCGCCGACCACGACAACGACCACGGCGCCCACCTTCCTGACCGGTGTGGGAGTCGGCGATGACACGGTTCGTCTTGCCGCCTTCTTGCCGTTGAGCGGTTCTCTTGCCGGAATCGGGGAGTCGATCCTCGAAGGGCACCGGGCGTATTGGCGGTATGTGAACGACGACCTGGGCGGTGTCGCCGGACGATTCATCGTCACGCTCGATGAGGTCGACACCGCGTACGACCCGGTGTCCGCCGTCAGCGAACTCGCGGCACGTGAAGACTCGATCCTTGGGATTTCCGCCATGCTCGGCAGTCCGATCACGCGGGCGCTCTTGGACGCGGACTCGACCATGCCGATCATGGTCGGATCGCAGGCGGTCTTGTGGGCGAAGCACCACAATGCGATGTACGACCTGGCGGTGCCCACGTATCGGGATCAGGTCTCTGTCCTCTGGGATCTTGCGGTCGACGCTGCCGGTGACCCGTCCGACGTGGGGTTCGTTGCACCAGTCGATCTCTATGGCGACGACTGCCTCGCAGGCGTGGGCACGCAGCCGCAGATCATGTCTCGTTACGCCCCCGGTACGACCGACTTCGAGGGTGTCATCAAAGACCTCGACGGCGCGAAGGCGCTTGTGGCGTGTGTTACGAGCGCCGACCTCGTGCGCATCATCGCGACCGGCAATCTGCTCGGGAGCACACCGGCGATCTACGCGACGGGCCTGTCGTATGACCCGACGGTCCTCGATGCGCTCGGGAAGGTTCCGGAGGATCTCTGGATCGCAGGCGCACCACCCGCCTACGAAGCTGACGTTCCCGGGATGAAGCTGTTCCGCACGGTGACCGGCGAGATCGAGGACGTGAATGCCTGGACGTTCTTCGGGTACACGCAGGCCGCGACGTTCCACGTGTTGCTCGAACAGGCCGTCGACGACGGCACATTGACCAGGTCGGGTGTGCTGGCGGCCCGGGGCCGCGTTGGCGATGTCGACTTTGGGTACGGGTGGGGGCCGGCCGGCTTCGACAGCGGCGGGATCGTTCCGAA